The following coding sequences lie in one Pseudomonadota bacterium genomic window:
- a CDS encoding dodecin domain-containing protein: MAENVYKVIELVGTSTESWEKAAAAAVQKAGQSLRDLRIAEIGQLDMQIKDGKVDTYRAKVKVSFKYEDGI; encoded by the coding sequence ATGGCGGAAAATGTTTACAAGGTGATCGAGTTAGTGGGAACCAGCACTGAATCTTGGGAGAAGGCTGCCGCAGCTGCAGTCCAGAAAGCGGGGCAGAGCCTGCGAGACCTGCGCATTGCCGAGATCGGCCAACTCGACATGCAGATTAAGGACGGCAAAGTTGACACCTATCGGGCAAAAGTGAAGGTCTCCTTCAAGTACGAAGATGGTATCTGA
- a CDS encoding CDGSH iron-sulfur domain-containing protein encodes MAMATPCRRSESKNEPFCDGSHKKIGFEVD; translated from the coding sequence ATGGCGATGGCGACACCATGTCGTCGTAGCGAGTCGAAGAACGAGCCCTTCTGCGATGGGAGTCACAAGAAAATCGGCTTCGAAGTCGATTGA